The Leucobacter viscericola genome includes a window with the following:
- a CDS encoding ubiquinol-cytochrome c reductase iron-sulfur subunit: MAEEAKNSGVNDAVVAAQSHSADGAAVGTAVLSSDAVQNPGLPPHRERVTDLDPKKAKRAERTVYTLFYISIVGSLGAVLAYMFFPIETGELLAVRLHTMFVGIAMALALLAVGIGAVHWGKALMADHESIDERHPVPSNQETREDAAEVFTLADKESGFSRRSLVRNSLIGALIAFPLPGITLMRSLAPQDRDPVQLLKHTMWDKGIRLARDPSGVAIKASDVTIGSAFHVIPETLTHEEFSKLSLEERGGSENFLDAKAKAIVLLMRLDQSQLKELPDRKDWSYDGIVAYSKVCTHVGCPVALYEQHTHHLLCPCHQSQFDVSEHAKVVFGPAKRPLPQLPITVDKDGYLIAQSDFHEPVGPSFWERLK, translated from the coding sequence ATGGCAGAGGAAGCGAAGAACAGCGGCGTGAATGACGCCGTTGTCGCAGCCCAGAGCCACAGCGCAGACGGGGCAGCAGTGGGAACCGCTGTGCTCTCTTCTGATGCAGTGCAAAATCCGGGCCTTCCCCCGCATCGGGAACGTGTAACGGATCTCGATCCCAAGAAGGCAAAGCGTGCAGAGCGCACCGTTTACACCCTCTTCTACATCTCAATTGTGGGCAGCCTCGGCGCAGTGCTTGCCTACATGTTCTTCCCGATCGAAACGGGAGAGCTGCTGGCAGTTCGACTCCACACAATGTTTGTGGGAATCGCCATGGCACTCGCCCTCCTCGCCGTTGGTATCGGTGCTGTCCACTGGGGCAAGGCACTCATGGCCGACCACGAGTCGATCGATGAGCGTCATCCTGTGCCCAGCAACCAGGAAACTCGCGAAGATGCAGCGGAGGTCTTCACCCTCGCTGACAAGGAGTCGGGCTTCTCGCGTCGTTCACTCGTTCGCAACAGCCTGATCGGTGCACTCATCGCTTTCCCGCTTCCGGGTATCACCCTGATGCGTAGCCTGGCACCCCAGGATCGCGATCCCGTACAGCTGCTGAAGCACACCATGTGGGACAAGGGCATTCGTCTTGCCCGCGACCCTTCGGGCGTTGCGATCAAGGCTTCTGATGTCACCATCGGCTCGGCCTTCCACGTTATTCCTGAGACCCTCACCCACGAAGAGTTCTCGAAGCTCTCACTGGAAGAGCGTGGCGGCAGTGAGAACTTCCTCGATGCCAAGGCCAAGGCCATCGTTCTGCTGATGCGTCTTGATCAGTCTCAGCTGAAGGAGCTTCCGGACCGCAAGGACTGGTCGTACGACGGCATCGTCGCTTACTCCAAGGTTTGCACCCACGTTGGTTGCCCCGTTGCCCTTTACGAGCAGCACACTCACCATTTGCTCTGCCCCTGCCACCAGTCGCAGTTCGACGTGTCAGAGCACGCAAAGGTTGTTTTTGGACCTGCGAAGCGCCCGCTTCCGCAGCTGCCAATCACTGTCGATAAGGACGGCTACCTTATCGCGCAGAGTGATTTCCATGAACCTGTCGGCCCGAGCTTCTGGGAGCGTCTCAAGTGA
- a CDS encoding cytochrome b has protein sequence MSSTVTESPAQNGTRFTSAAANYIDDRTKIGVAVKEFGRKVFPDHWSFLLGEVALYSFVVILISGTFLTLFFQASMVETVYTGPYLPMKGVEMSAAMASTLDISFSIRGGLLMRQVHHWAALLFVASIGLHMLRIFFTGAFRKPRELNWVIGFVLFILAMAEGFTGYSLPDDVLSGNGLRIIDGLVKSIPVIGTYFSYFFFGGEFPGTDIVGRLYMLHIMVLPALVILFVALHLAFVVIHKHTQYPGPGKTQQNVVGFPVLPVYAAKAGGFFFIVFGVIVLIASLVSINSIWAYGPYDPSPVSAGTQPDWYIGFADGMLRLIPPGLETEWFGYTWSWNMLIPMAIMGLFLVLVAIYPFIESWVTGDKREHHILDRPRNAPTRTAIGAAGVTFYAVMWAGASSDIVATHFQLSMEGVIHTLQALLILGPIISYVVTKRICLALQKKDRSIALHGYESGRIVRLPGGQYTEIHKPLSSYEQWELVSYHDYAPLMLRPNDDGKIPFSKRLRAGFSRWFFEDRIVPPTKGEIEEGHNEGH, from the coding sequence GTGAGCAGCACCGTAACTGAATCCCCCGCACAAAACGGAACCCGTTTTACGTCTGCGGCGGCAAACTATATCGACGACCGCACCAAGATTGGTGTCGCCGTCAAGGAGTTCGGCCGTAAGGTCTTCCCAGACCACTGGTCCTTCCTCCTTGGCGAGGTCGCCCTCTACAGCTTCGTAGTGATTCTGATTTCGGGCACCTTCCTCACCCTGTTCTTCCAGGCATCGATGGTGGAGACGGTTTACACCGGCCCTTACCTCCCGATGAAGGGCGTCGAAATGTCTGCGGCTATGGCCTCGACACTCGATATCTCCTTCTCGATCCGCGGCGGTCTGCTGATGCGCCAGGTTCACCACTGGGCAGCACTGCTGTTCGTGGCGTCCATCGGCCTCCACATGCTGCGTATCTTCTTCACGGGAGCCTTCCGCAAGCCGCGCGAGCTCAACTGGGTCATCGGTTTCGTTCTCTTCATCCTTGCGATGGCTGAGGGCTTCACTGGCTACTCACTCCCCGATGACGTTCTGTCGGGCAACGGTCTCCGCATTATCGACGGCCTTGTGAAGTCGATCCCTGTGATCGGCACCTACTTCTCGTACTTCTTCTTCGGAGGCGAGTTCCCGGGTACCGACATTGTCGGACGCCTCTACATGCTGCACATCATGGTGTTGCCGGCCCTTGTGATTCTGTTCGTCGCGCTTCACCTCGCGTTCGTTGTGATCCACAAGCACACGCAGTACCCTGGCCCCGGCAAGACGCAGCAGAACGTTGTGGGCTTCCCCGTTCTCCCCGTGTACGCGGCCAAGGCCGGTGGATTCTTCTTCATCGTCTTCGGTGTGATCGTGCTCATCGCGTCTCTTGTCAGCATCAACTCCATCTGGGCTTACGGACCATACGACCCCTCACCGGTGTCCGCTGGTACCCAGCCTGACTGGTACATCGGCTTTGCCGACGGCATGCTGCGATTGATTCCGCCGGGCTTGGAGACCGAGTGGTTCGGCTACACCTGGTCCTGGAACATGTTGATCCCCATGGCAATCATGGGCCTCTTCCTCGTGCTCGTTGCTATCTACCCGTTCATTGAGTCCTGGGTAACTGGCGACAAGCGAGAGCACCACATCCTGGATCGCCCGCGCAATGCTCCAACCCGCACCGCGATTGGCGCTGCCGGCGTCACGTTCTACGCGGTCATGTGGGCCGGCGCAAGCTCGGACATCGTGGCAACACACTTCCAGCTGTCGATGGAGGGCGTGATCCACACGCTCCAGGCACTCCTCATCCTTGGACCGATCATCTCCTACGTGGTCACGAAGCGTATTTGCCTCGCGCTGCAGAAGAAGGATCGCTCCATCGCTCTGCACGGCTACGAGTCGGGTCGCATCGTTCGACTGCCCGGTGGTCAGTACACCGAGATTCACAAGCCGCTCAGCAGCTACGAGCAGTGGGAGCTGGTCAGCTACCACGACTACGCTCCGCTGATGCTCCGTCCAAACGACGATGGCAAGATTCCATTCTCCAAGCGTCTGCGTGCTGGATTCAGCCGCTGGTTCTTCGAGGACAGGATCGTTCCCCCGACCAAGGGTGAAATCGAAGAGGGACACAACGAGGGCCACTAG